The Aspergillus nidulans FGSC A4 chromosome VII nucleotide sequence AGCGGTGCTATAGACAGCGTATGCATTGGTGCTGGGCGTAGTATCATCATGAATTTCCTGCTTGGCGAATGCAGCGCGCTTGGGTATCTTGCCGCCGCTGGCAAATGCAGTAGACCGGAAACGTATCGAATCTATCTTGTGGGGACCCGTAGACTCAGGAAGTGTCGAGAGGAATGACGAAAGATGCTTCATCAACTCTTTCTTAGCCGACTTCGACGTGATTGCCTTTGTAGACACGTTGCCCAAAAATACGGTTCGATTCGACTTGGagagctcatcatcatcgttggCAGCACCAGCTAGAGCTTCGTGTTTGGGAATATCCgcaccttcatcctccgaCTCGCCGTCTTCGGATTGTGGGCTCTCTTTTTCAccgtcctcgctctcctcttccagtGAGCTTGACCGTTCTGCTCGacgcttcttctgttccttctgctcctcctttGCTAGTCGACGCATGTACGactcttcaagatcttcCCCAGCAGCTCGCTTTCGTTTCCGACTTGGCGGCTCCGGGACAGCTTGGACGGcctcttcagcagcatcaggCGACTCCGGCGCATCCTCCATGAACTGATCTTCGGAGGCAGAATCATTTCCCGCGCTTGATgattcctcctcatccttctcaacatcagttatcttcgtcttcggaGCAGCGCCCAGACGAGGTACTTCTGGAACCTTTACTGGTCCGGCCTATTTCAAAAATTAGCAACATATCACTGAAGGCCTGAGACATTGACGGCTAAGACACGGCCTATCACGCACACTTTGTTCAAACAGTGAAGCCAATGAAGGATCCACGGAGACATTTCCGCCCAAGAAAGGCAGCGAGCCTGCGCTCTCTGTCGCAGGCGCCTCCTTTTGTGACTTAGACTTCTTGCCCATTTGGAATTTTGAGTAGACACAATGCGAGATTCCCGATCAGGCCAGATATccaagagaaaaaaaaaacaaaggCTAGAAGAAAATTCCGCAGTGCATGTTAATGCGCGATATTATCTAGAAATCTTTGCTCGTCTTTTTCTCCATACCGCCTTTACTCCTCGGCGCTGATTAGTCACAGAATacaccgccttcaggacgCGGCTGCGGACAGAACAGCTCTCTGACTCTAGGTTCAAAAGTGCTAGAGGAAAGAATGACAGTTTCCATAGATACTGTGATAGGCCGTAGAATATGGAGTAGTCTGAGTCGATTGAGCTCATTTCAGCTTTCCTTCAAGTGCGATGACATTATCGCCTTTTAGGCGGTGTGTGCGTGCGGGAATAACGCCGGCAATTAGCGGCCACTCGCGATCCGCTTGAGCGCAGTTCTTcgctctcctcctcttccgttGTCTGCAGAGCACAGCACCACCATTGCTtgcagcctcctcttctgacCTTTGTTTCGACCAACTTTGCTCCCATCcttcgttcttcttgctgCTTATTGGTCTATTTTGGCCTTGCTATCTAATCGCTTCGATTTCCATGCGGTccattctcctgctgcgctGCACTGTTGTACTGCCTGCTTCCTGAAAGCGCCCGTCCTCTCCATCGGCGCCCTTCCCTCCTCGAACTCTTCGATACTTTTCGACCGCCGTGCTCCTTGCGTACTTGATAACTTATATACACATACGCTCAAGTACCACCTGTGGATTTGCGTACTTGTGCCATTAACTCCGCGACCGTGGTTCTAGGGAGTGTCGTGCTCAGTCGCGGCAAGCTGGGTACAGCACAAGTTTACTAATAGCGCATTGTTGGATGGTACGTGATTCAGCTCTTACATCCTTGCTTTTTCATGATGCATACCCTCAGCGACATCACATGGAGCAGCTCTACAACGGAGACCTGTGGCGGCGTCGTTGGGCCTGGCTGGCGATCTACGTCCTGTCGACGATGAACCCGTTTCTGGGATGTGATCAATCTCCGCACCGCCTTTGCTGGAGTCCCCCCCCCCAAAACGCTCCCTCCCGCTCTCCGCGTCCTTTTTTGCTCTCCTATTATACTGAAGTCCTGTTTCTTCAATTTAGCCATCATAATAACATTCTTACTGACCTTTTTCTCTGATTGATTTAGGTTGGGGCCGCGCATTAGGATCTTCCCCTCCGCCCGCCTCTTCCCTCACAAGCACTTCAGCACATCTCCGCAAAACACCAACCGAGTTTCACTTCTCTTATACCCACGTTGATATAGGATCTCGCGAAAACGACCGCATTGTTCCCTATGGAGGTAGCAGAAACCAGAGAGCCTACTACGGTTGGTGCGCCTAACGGCACCGACGAAACCGTCGTCAATGGCGATCAAAACCTGTTTTACCAGGATTCGTTACTCGATGACGGACGATCGAGCAGTCTTAGCGAAATTGATGATGTGCTAGAAAACATGCCGTCTGATTACGAgtcgccaaagccagagaaGATTGCTACAGAGAACGATTCAGAGGCAGAAACAGAGCGCATCGACGACTCTCCGAACAACTACCGCACCCGGACAAATATCGTGCTAAGCGCAACCAGTTATGGTCCCAGTCCCAGCAAATTAGTTCATTCGACCACTTACGACGAcgtggaggaggacgacgttCATCCGGCAGATGAGTCGCCAAGCAAACCTCGCTCGAAAAATGATCGTACCGTAGATAGCGTCGAGGAAGTTCAGGAACCTGATGACTCCAACTTGTCTGATAGCgctgggaagaaaagaaaacgcCCTGAGTCCGGAGATGAATTGATCTCCGAgctcgatgaagatgatttcCCGCCGCACAAGCGTCGTGGCTCCAGTCAAAAGCGACCTTAGTGACCCACCTCCAGACTTGGCCCTTACTCCGGAGccggttgaggaagaagtacCCAAAGTTAATCAGGAGGATACCTTGGCCGATGATATTCCTGAATCTGACCTACCTTCAGCTCCGacgaaaagcaagagaaccaGAAAGGGTAAACGGAAAGGACGCAAAACTAGAgacgttgacgatgatgctgagAGCGGCGCCGTTGAAATGGGTGCGGAGGTTGATGATACACctgcggacgaggatgcgGCGGACCGTCCAgacgatgctgatgatggtgaGGCTGCCGCCAAACTAGAAGAAGAATGTAAGTCATTTCAATGCGCCTACTAAAACACAACTAATCGCGTTACACGCAGCAGCCAAAAGAACATCGGCTATGGACTCTCTGGCGGTCTTGGAGCGAGAATTCGCAACTCTCCGTGACAAGTATGGTTCTACTTCGTATCGAGAACCGCCGAACGTCGTGCTGACAAGGTTATTTTTTCAGGATTTATGACGAAAGGATATCCAAGTTGAACCGTGAATTGGATATGCTCAAAGGTCCTAATCCGAcacatccagagcttctgcGACAACTTGATTGTATCAAAGGGTATCGCGACGCTAAGATCAAGTACGAACACACTTTGTTCCAGTATCGCCTTAAGTCCTTGCTCAACAAAAGCCAAGCCGAGCGTGCCCAGGCACATAGCACGTACTTTCAACGGGCCCGCGATATTCGTGAACATCACTCGAGTGCTATTAGCAAGCAATTCTACTCGATTCAGCATGATCGTTTCAAGACGGACGATGTGAGCCCTCAACATTACATTCCGTTCCCGACACGCCGTTCCCAACAGATCGCGCATCAAACTGCATACAATCAAGAGGTGTCCGTATTGGCGGGAGTTGCGAAATATGTTGGTTTTCCGGCCGCCCCATCGCTATCATCCGCGCGGCCAGCGGAGCTTGACGAGGACCTGGAAAAGATGGGCGTAAGTTTTAACTTAGTTTTCTCTAAGACTTTCAGGAAGGCTGGCAGACTAATCCCAACTGTTAACGCAGATATCTTTTGAAACGAAAGCTCCTGCGTCTCATCATCAGTCAACAATACCCCGAGCCACCATACCAAGCATGTCATCAAATGTTCACCCCACATCCGCCGAGGAAGCCTTCCTTGAACAGACACCTTGGGCAAACCCACAACATccttatcatcaacatcagaATCTGTCTCATAGACCGCAGAATCGTATTATGGACAATTCCCGTATGTCTGCGTTCGCTACGCCAGCAGGTCAGATGCGCGTGGTGGACGTCAATGCTCCGAATGGATCTGCCTCGACAATTGCGGAGAATTCTTCTGCCAACAATACACCTTACGGCTTGGAGCAAGACAATTCAACGGCGGCTACCAAGCCGTATCTTGATTACGATGCGAGGCTCCGGTCTCTCAGTTCTTCACCCACAGATGTTCGAAAACCTCACCCAGCTATGTATACCTCCCTCGATCACCGACCACCTCAAGGTATCCCGCGAAATCCTGGATActcatcccctccttctcgactTGTCTTTGGATCCGCGCCGAAACAGGATACATCACCATCCATATCGTCCAAGCCCGTCAACTCCCTACATCAACCGGCAGCAATGCTAGGAAGCACGAGTCAAAATCAAATGGCTGCTCGATAGACTATTGCTTATTTTGCGACGAACCTATTGGCATACTATCGGCATGTAACATGCTCCTATTTCTGTACAGGGCCTGGCTTAAGGTGTTTGTTTAGATTGCGTTTTGCTCTCTGTATTTATGTGGGGATTTGACATGTATGAAATGGAAACACGGAGGGCGAATTAAGTCAAGTTTTTTTTGCTTTATACCATTGGGCATATGATATGGTTGTGGCGTACGAAACATCGAAGCTGTCTGGCCGCGGTGATGGTTTTTTATCTGACTAACTTTTCGATGTTGACATATTATGCTGTGTTTGGCGCTTGGGTTCTTCCTTGGATTCGTTGTCTTGAGATGTGATGTCTTGCTTTTTAGCCGTAACCATGTTTGAGAACAGCGTAGACTCCAATATATCGCTATACTCATCCGCCTACAGTATAACAAGCATATAGCTATGTACCTACTTAAAGCTAATTATCTGCCCGCGTGAGACATGGGTATTAGGCTCAGTGAGGCACTACAATAGCTTGACTGCTCGGCACGCGTTCAATCTCCCTCGAttttgctggagaggaattGAATCTAAGGTAGTCTAGGCACCAATGATCACAAATCCGGAGAAGGCGTGTTCATTCTTCTTTGATATCGTTTCGTGTTATTGTGAATTGCCAGGAACCATGTAATATAACGGTAGTTGAAACCCTAGCCTTAGCTTCTATGGTACACTGTACACATTTGATAGCTTTACAGGTTCTAGTTAGCACCCTGCGATAGTTTTGAACAGTGGACTGACAGGAATGATTACACGTTCATATGGTGGCATAGATACTGGGAGCATCATAGGAGAATCACGGGTCATACAGTAATTAAGCTGGTTTTTAGCTGGGATATTTTCTAAATGCATGCCTGTCAAGGAGCAATTGCAGCGACACTAGACAATCGGCGATCATGTTGAGTGTCACTTCCGGTGCTCTAAATAATTCCCGGAATATCACTCGAGTGTTCCAGCTTGTGCTAAAGCGGTCGAGGACTGACAGAGGAGATCTCATGAAATGGAAAGACGATGAGTTGACGAGTAGGTGGGGCTGGCGAGGGCTTAAGAGCGGGTCGGACCGCTCGCCGGGGGCGCCGACAAAACCCTAAGTCACAATACCCCAGCTTACCGCCGGCTTGCAGTTGCTCCAAGTCTTTGCAATAATGAATAGGGACTGGATACTCATGACTACAGGTCATGAAAGAAATGGATGTATTCATGTCAAGAGACTCGTAAACCGGAATGGATAAATGACAGTAGAGCTGCGTTGATAAACGCGTAGATCTACTTTTGAAAATGCCTCCATGCCTAGGAGATAGAATGAAGTATAGACGTCTCAATGATGGCAAATGCAATACAAGAAGCTTCTTCTTTGTTGCCAACTGGGCAATTACCAGACACCGGAACCCCACACTGTATCTCAATGCAGTCAGGTTATTATCCACCTTACGAGCAGGCTGGGTATAGCAGCCGTGGTTAACTCTGTAAACGAGGATGTCTTACTAACTCCAGGATCTTGTCATTGACAAAACAGGGCCGCAGGGGTATATGGTAAGCTCAATAAAGACACCACACAACACAAAAGAGCATTAAATACAGAGAAGTAGATCCAATCAATTAGCTCATTCGGTCCTTATCCTTTTGTTCTAGTTTACCAACAAGGCGCTTCATGCCGGTCCATTCTTCAGAGGGAACATCGTCTGGTGTACCGCTGAGACCCCGCCCTACTTCAAAAACGGTGACGACGCCATCAAGCCCTCCAGTTGCCAGGCGCCGGCCCTCGCGCTCCTCCCAGGCGACCTTGTTTAGGCTGCGAGAGAGGACCCCCGCCCGGCCCTTAGAGGGTGTTGTTCGCACAGCGGGGACTTCAGTGTCTGTGTAGAGATCCCAAACCTCGAGGTTTCCTGCACCATCGACGAGAGAGAAAACGCCTGGTCGGTGTGGAGACCAACGCGCGTCATATACGACATCTTCGCGGTTGATATCAAGGATGGGGGTGACGACTTGGGTGTCCGTGATGCCGGACGTGGCGGCCGGGGCGGTAGCGGCTGGAGGACGGATGCGCCAGAGTTTGACGCTCCAGTCGAGGCTAGAGCTTAGCATAAGGTCTCCAAGATCGACGGGGCCGCGCGCTGGGTGGAAGGCTGTTGACATGATGGGGGCGGCGTGGCCGCGGTAAGCAAGGCGATGGTCGGTGCCTGCTTTGGCTCCGGCGCGGTCGTAGCGGTGGCAAGGGTAGATGCCACCTTCTTCCGTGCCGACTATAAAGAAGGTTGGATCGGATTGTGGGAAAGAGATGGTTGTGGGAGCGAGGTCTTCTGTCTTTGACGGAGGAGGGGTGGAGAGTTCGAGGTACTCCTGGGGCTGGGAGAGCATGTCAACGGTCCAGCCGCAGACAACGCCGTCCGTAGAGGCGGTGATTATGTTATGTGCGTTCTGTGTTCCGACAATCGAGATGCTGTAGACTGGGTGAGTGTGTCCTGCGCCTGTCAAAGGCGTTTTCTGGACGGGtgcgccgccgccagcacgCGACGAGCGGGTGTCCCAGAGAAGCACTTGACCTGAGTATGAGCCGCCGACAATTATATTAGGGTGAAAAGGCGAGAACTTTGCGGTTAGGATGTCCGAGGTTGAGTGGAACACATACTCCGGCCGGGAGTGCAAGTGCTGATTCCAGATCTGTACAAGGCCGTCTGGTTCATGGGGTGCTGAAGGATTCTTGGTGTATGAAGCGAGAACTAGTTCGGGGAACTTGTTGCTTGAAGTTAGTAGTGTGGAAGACTGCCGAACAGGAACCTTAGACAGACCTTGGGAGAAAAGCAGATATCACTGATCATGCGCTTCTTGCTCCATCGCTCATCCCAGAACTGGCAGACCTCCTTGATAccacgcttcttctttccgtgctcgtcatcatcctccagtTCCGCATCCATCCCTCCTAGCTCGTAATCGGCCAGAACATCATATTCCTCATCCAAGGCACGCTCGATCACTTTCGCGGACCGCTCAACGAAATCTAGGAAATCTTCGGAAGACGTGACAGccttcagctcatcatcatcaagttGTCGCAGTGGATATCGTATAGAAGCGTCCGCACCGCTTTCGTTCTTGGCACTTTCCTGGGTGGCTCGTaattcctcctcaatctcctcacGGAGCTTTTTgcgaatctcctcatcgcgCTCCCGCTGTTTCTTGCTCGAGGATTTAAAATCTGGGGTCTCTCCAGCATCGGAGTCGACAGAAGCTGCGTCTTGCTCTCCCTGCCGCAGGTCATCTGTTTGTACCCCCTTGTTGTAGGTGACGACTTCTGGTTTGGCTTCAGGGGCCGGCTGGAGTTCAGGGATGGCGACGAAGGGCTCAGTTCCAACAGTCTGCACTGCAATGGACTGTGAAAGTGGTCGCGTGGGCGGGCTTAGTGCTTCTGTGTTGTCCCCGCTGAGCTGGCTGGCACTCAGCACCGAATTCGGCCggcttcctttccttgaaAGGCCATCTGCACCGCTCACCGCGGCCGAACCAGGACGGTCAACGAGACGGGAAATCAGGTCATCAAGCTCAGCTCTACTGTCGGAACGGCTAGGTACTGGCGACACGACCTAGAACAGTCAGTATGAATATTCAGCCCGTAGACTGAGACTGGCGCAACAGTGCTTACCTCTGAAGCATCTCCTGTACTTGCCCGAGACTGAGAGAACTCCTTTTGACGTAACTCCCTCTGGCGTTTTAGCTCTGCCAACTTAGCTTTTTTGGCGAGTATCTCAGCCTTCCGTTGTTGATTGGCGGCCGACGACATGACGGTGGACAGAGAAGGCGTGTTCTTCCCTGGGAATATTATTTACTTGGGGAGTATACACTGCGTGAATGGAAGCGTGgactggatgaggatgacatAAGCGCAGGTCCGACGGGTCCGGAAAAACTCGCGACAGGAACTTCGTCTTGTTCGGTCACCAGCATCCGAACCTCCTCTGCCGGCTTGCCATTATCGATCACTTTGTCCGGGTCCAGGCctttctgcttctccagTCCCTTATATTTCTGCAATTGTTGATTCGGAGGCCAGGACCTTCCCAAGATGGCTGCTTCACAAGGTGTCAATGTGAGTTCTCGCAATTGTCCGATCTACGCCCCTTCGTACCATGACTGACTGTAGCCCGTCCTCGCGACATAGGTTCTTCGTTACTCGGCTCTCGTAGCTGGTCTCGTTTATGGTTTCTACCATCAGTCCTCTATTACTGCTGCCAACAGACGTGCCGAGGCCGAACGCGAATATGCCCGCCAGGAGCGCCTGATCGAACAGGCCAAGGCcgaatggaagaagaagacgcaACCTCAGGACAGCAAGTCAACGGGTGGTATGTTGGAAATCACCATATGATCAACATATGGAAGCAATTGCGGATGCTCCGCTCCTTTGTTTCATTACGGTGCTAACCGGTTGTCTAGTCATTACGGATCCCGAGGACCCGAAGTTCGACCTTGAGGCATtcctgaagctgaaggcCGGTGAGGCTTAAAGGGCCGTGGACGTGCAAGAATAAACAAAAAGACAAAAGGCGAAATGAGGGGCGGCCATCGCCGTTCGACTGCTACGCTACCCATTGGGTCTTAGAGATGGTTCGGGTGAATCCCGATTATGTATTATCTATTTGGTCTAATTTCCCAGAGTCGTGCTATTGCGAGCGAAAGGAATgagtttcttttctttatcACAACTATAGATTTCCGATTCGCATTTTGTACATACCCTGGGTTTGCACGTGTACTCTATGGTTGGGCCAAATGACCAATAAGTTCAGCTCTTTACACCGGCTTATTGCTTGTAATCTCCTGGTCTCCGCAAACTCTTCATAAGTTCTAACGGAGCATCCTAAGCCTTTGAGCTAACACTGGTCTTGTCTGACTGCGGAAACTGGACCTCTCTCGTCTCCGCCACGGATGGCTGTGGTTGTAAGCTCCATTTGATAGGTCGTTTCGCATACAGGTTTCAGCTGCCTTGATTGCTGATTAAAGCCATTACACGGCTCAGTTCATTCTGCAAGCTATCGTCTTTCGGAGGGGCGGTGACGACGGGTTTTGGATGTAGTAGCTGTTTCTCACTATCCCACTTCCATCCACAGGCTGTGAACTTCTCTATTATGTCACCCTCAACGGCAGCTGGGTCGAGCCCGAGATATgttgcggcggcagcgatCCGTATCGTCTCGTAAGAATTGCTCACTTTCTACCAGCGTCTTTTCTTGGAAATAGCCTAAGGTCCTGTCAGGGCGCTGTAAGGTCACGAATAACATCAATGTGGTCCATACTCTCATAACGTTGTACTAAGGGTTGCGACCGCCCAGGCCAGGGTAATTCTCGGAGAATTTTGTAAATTTCAGTGTGCTTGCTTTGCCAAACAGCTCGCAAGAGAAGCGAACAGGTTTGCATGGCATCCAGTCGTGATATTTCTCGTGGTATTCGCCGTGTTAAAGCACGGGCTTCGCAACTATTCCGGCTCCCATTAACTATTTGCCATGCGGAGATCGTGCCCGCTCCCATGAACTTACATCTGATCCGTGAGAAGGTgggaaaagaagaacgcAGTGTAAAATTCGAGCAGTAGGTCCTTTTCGCTGGGGTCTGTAGCCGAGAGGAGGCACGCTTGTTCTTCATAGGCCGATAATGAGGTATAAAGATCAGTGGGCGTGGGACCAGCTGTGATAACTGCGGAGAGCTGATCCAGAGAAAGCGGAGGGAGGTCCATGGCACAGAGAACGTATTACCAGTATAGTTGAATATGGAAAGGGAGAATATGGAAAGGTTAGCGAGCTGACGGTCTGTTTGGTTATGTTATAGCGGGAGTGACAGTGATGCGGGGGCCTTGGGGAAAGGTCCGAATGAATGATTGCGAAGTACCTAGTGCCAAGACTTCCAAAAGAGACCACCTTGCGCAGCTCCTAGTCGTCGTCAACACCTCAACTTCACTACATCTGGCCAGTCGTTCCTCCGGACAGGACTTATCTCATCCTGCCTTTGTCCCCGTTCTCATTGGAACCcgttctttcttttgttcctGGCCATCATGGCCGAATCTCCCGTAGATGTCCTTCTTAAGGGCAGCTCCGGCAGAAGTGCGCGCGGCCTGCTACGTATCATCATTCTAGTGACcattgcagccgcagccgttTCCAGTCGACTGTTCAGTGTCATTCGTATGTCTTCAGGCGCTTATTGTTACCGACCTTTCCCCTTGGAAGGAATGCTGACAGTCTTTTTCTACTCCAGGTTTCGAAAGCATCATCCACGAATGTATGTATACAACAAGACGTGCTTATAGTTGCGGATTTCGGACTCCCACGCAACGCTGACTTTAACATTGGAATGGCATGCTGATGCAAAACTGTCCAGTCGATCCTTGGTTCAATTTCCGCGCAACTAAGTATCTGGTTCAGAATGGTTTTTACGACTTTTGGGATTGGTTCGATGACCGTACGTTGCTCTTCCCCGTCCGGGCTAGCATACGGCCAACAAACGCCAATTGGGATATTCTCCATTGATCACGGCGCACTAAACATATTTCTGTCATTCAGGCACATGGCATCCTCTTGGTCGGGTTACCGGAGGCACATTGTACCCTGGACTTATGGTGACCAGTGGTGTCATCTATCACATACTCCGATTCCTGACCTTTCCCGTCGACATTCGCAACATATGTGTCTTACTAGCACCCGGTTTCTCCGGCCTGACGGCGTTCGCAATGTACCTCTTAACCAATGAGatgtcctcctctccctctgcaGGTCTTCTTGCGGCCGCTTTCATGGGCATTGCCCCTGGATACATATCTCGTTCCGTGGCCGGAAGCTACGACAATGAAGCCATTGCCATATTCCTCCTCGttttcaccttcttcttatGGATTAAGGCGGTCAAGAACGGTTCCATTATGTGGGGAGCACTGGCTGCTCTGTTTTATGGCTACATGGTCTCCGCCTGGGGTGGGTATGTATTCATTACCAACTTGATCCCCCTGCATGTCTTTGTCCTGCTCTGCATGGGGAGATATAGCCCCAGGCTGTACATCAGTTACACGACATGGTATGCGCTAGGAACTCTTGCCAGCATGCAAATTCCTTTTGTTGGGTTCCTGCCAATCCGGAACAGTGACCACATGTCCGCCCTGGGTAAGCGTGATTCTTATGGAGCCACAGCAGTGTGCTAATCATGGCTCAGGTGTCTTTGGCTTGCTACAACTTGTGGCCTTCGCGGAGTTTGTGCGCAGTTACATTCCTGGCAAGCAGTTCCAGAGACTGCTGACTGCCTCCATCATCCTAATTACAGGCCTCGCCTTCGCGGGGCTTGTTGTCTTGAGCATGTCAGGGATTATCGCCCCTTGGAGCGGTCGTTTCTATTCACTGTGGGATACCGGCTATGCCAAAATCCACATTCCCATTATTGCTTCGGTCTCAGAGCATCAGCCCACCGCTTGGccatcattcttcttcgatCTCAACTTCCTAATCTGGCTCTTCCCTGCGGGTGTTTACATGTGCTTCCGTGATCTCAGAGACGAGCACGTGTTTGTCATCATCTACGCTGTCCTTGCGAGCTACTTTGCTGGCGTTATGGTACGATTGATGCTGACCTTGACTCCTATTGTGTGCGTTGCGGCTGCCCTGGTCTTATCATACATTCTCGACACTTATTTGAAGACTTCACCCGGCCCGGTTACACGGGGAAGGTCTAACGATGAATCCTCCGAAGGTCTCCGTTCTGCCAGGTCTCCTGAAGTCGGAATCACTTCTTActtctccaaagctgtcaCGACATCCGCCGCTATTGTATACCTTCTCCTGTTCGTTGCGCACTGCACCTGGGTGACATCGAACGCCTATTCATCTCCATCTGTCGTCCTGGCGAGCCGGATGCCGGACGGAAGCCAATTTATCATCGACGATTACCGAGAGGCTTACTACTGGCTTCGCCAGAACACCCCCGCAAACGCCAAGATCATGTCTTGGTGGGATTATGGTTACCAAATCGGCGGCATGGCAGATCGCCCAACGCTTGTCGACAACAACACGTGGAATAACACTCATATTGCTACTGTCGGAAAGGCCATGAGCTCACGCGAGGAAGTCAGTTACCCAATTCTCCGCCAACATGATGTTGACTATGTCTTGGTGGTTTTTGGTGGATTGTTAGGGTATTCTGGTGATGATATCAACAAATTCCTTTGGATGGTCCGTATAGCAGAAGGTATCTGGCCCGACGAGGTAAAGGAGCGAGATTTTTTCACCGCGAGGGGAGAGTACCGCGTGGACGACCAAGCCACCCCAACCATGCGCAACAGCTTAATGTAAGGCATTTGGATTTCAGTATATTGAGTGAAGTACTTACTGACTACGCTTACAGGTACAAAATGTCGTACCACAACTTTAACAAGCTCTTCCCTATGGGCCAGGCTACTGACCGTGTCCGCGGAGCCAAGCTTCCGGCCGAGAGCCCTCAGCTCTCTACTCTGGAAGAAGCCTTCACCAGTGAAAACTGGATTATCCGCATCTACAAGGTCAAGGATCTCGACAACCTGGGGCGGGACCACAGCAACGCCGTCGCCTTTGACCGCGGGAACaagcggaagaaggcgagTAAGCGAAAGGGACCTCGTGTTCTGAGGTCGGAATAAGGAAGTGGTTGAACTCCCTTTTTGCGTGTATTTCTTTCTTACATGTATTGATTTTGATGTTTCGGGCGGAACTGTAGAAGGCTAAAAATGGTTTCAGCGCTCTAGAATTGCCAGACTCGTTTGTACAAAACCGTGCCCTTGATATGGCAAATGATTAGAAGTCCAATAACTTTGCCGTCCAGAGTTGATAGGATATACAATGGTATAATGGAAATGATCCTTCTCGAGCGCCGTGGGGCGCTTGGCCAGGTATCCGTCCGAACAACTGACGGAGGTGCATCTTCTTTGGCATCCCTAGCTGCTCCGACAAACCGGACTTTGGCGACAAAAGCCATAGCTAAAGGATACATTATCCAGGCCTCTAGGTAGCGGATCCGTTCCGGGCTGCAGCCCTTCATGGATCAAGTACATCGAACAACCCAGTCAAAGAAAATGAGACATAGATATTCACCATATACTCCGAACCCCATATACACCATAGCTAATAAAACCCTTATCCTTAGCTCGCAAGCAGACGGTACGTAGAAGTATACATGTCCTCCGC carries:
- the nop12 gene encoding rRNA-processing protein NOP12 (transcript_id=CADANIAT00008065) produces the protein MGKKSKSQKEAPATESAGSLPFLGGNVSVDPSLASLFEQSAGPVKVPEVPRLGAAPKTKITDVEKDEEESSSAGNDSASEDQFMEDAPESPDAAEEAVQAVPEPPSRKRKRAAGEDLEESYMRRLAKEEQKEQKKRRAERSSSLEEESEDGEKESPQSEDGESEDEGADIPKHEALAGAANDDDELSKSNRTVFLGNVSTKAITSKSAKKELMKHLSSFLSTLPESTGPHKIDSIRFRSTAFASGGKIPKRAAFAKQEIHDDTTPSTNAYAVYSTAQAAKKAPAALNGTVVLDRHLRVDNVAHPAKVDHKRCVFVGNLDFIDNETGTEEGEKKKKNRPPADVEEGLWRTFNAHTKASQSGPAGRGNVESVRVVRDRSTRVGKGFAYVQFYDQNCVEEALLLNDKRFPPLLPRKLRVVRAKKVAKKSVETTGAPKGSDRTLQGRAGKLLGRSSEARLKAAAKKSISQSSLVFEGNRATADGSSRIRVRTKSRGSKAKKDSRSKKRAAAYKAAGGKKAKIGK
- a CDS encoding protein depA (transcript_id=CADANIAT00008066), which produces MEVAETREPTTVGAPNGTDETVVNGDQNLFYQDSLLDDGRSSSLSEIDDVLENMPSDYESPKPEKIATENDSEAETERIDDSPNNYRTRTNIVLSATSYGPSPSKLVHSTTYDDVEEDDVHPADESPSKPRSKNDRTVDSVEEVQEPDDSNLSDSAGKKRKRPESGDELISELDEDDFPPHKRRGSNLALTPEPVEEEVPKVNQEDTLADDIPESDLPSAPTKSKRTRKGKRKGRKTRDVDDDAESGAVEMGAEVDDTPADEDAADRPDDADDGEAAAKLEEESKRTSAMDSLAVLEREFATLRDKIYDERISKLNRELDMLKGPNPTHPELLRQLDCIKGYRDAKIKYEHTLFQYRLKSLLNKSQAERAQAHSTYFQRARDIREHHSSAISKQFYSIQHDRFKTDDVSPQHYIPFPTRRSQQIAHQTAYNQEVSVLAGVAKYVGFPAAPSLSSARPAELDEDLEKMGISFETKAPASHHQSTIPRATIPSMSSNVHPTSAEEAFLEQTPWANPQHPYHQHQNLSHRPQNRIMDNSRMSAFATPAGQMRVVDVNAPNGSASTIAENSSANNTPYGLEQDNSTAATKPYLDYDARLRSLSSSPTDVRKPHPAMYTSLDHRPPQGIPRNPGYSSPPSRLVFGSAPKQDTSPSISSKPVNSLHQPAAMLGSTSQNQMAAR
- the nudI gene encoding protein nudI (transcript_id=CADANIAT00008067), whose protein sequence is MSSAANQQRKAEILAKKAKLAELKRQRELRQKEFSQSRASTGDASEVVSPVPSRSDSRAELDDLISRLVDRPGSAAVSGADGLSRKGSRPNSVLSASQLSGDNTEALSPPTRPLSQSIAVQTVGTEPFVAIPELQPAPEAKPEVVTYNKGVQTDDLRQGEQDAASVDSDAGETPDFKSSSKKQRERDEEIRKKLREEIEEELRATQESAKNESGADASIRYPLRQLDDDELKAVTSSEDFLDFVERSAKVIERALDEEYDVLADYELGGMDAELEDDDEHGKKKRGIKEVCQFWDERWSKKRMISDICFSPKFPELVLASYTKNPSAPHEPDGLVQIWNQHLHSRPEYVFHSTSDILTAKFSPFHPNIIVGGSYSGQVLLWDTRSSRAGGGAPVQKTPLTGAGHTHPVYSISIVGTQNAHNIITASTDGVVCGWTVDMLSQPQEYLELSTPPPSKTEDLAPTTISFPQSDPTFFIVGTEEGGIYPCHRYDRAGAKAGTDHRLAYRGHAAPIMSTAFHPARGPVDLGDLMLSSSLDWSVKLWRIRPPAATAPAATSGITDTQVVTPILDINREDVVYDARWSPHRPGVFSLVDGAGNLEVWDLYTDTEVPAVRTTPSKGRAGVLSRSLNKVAWEEREGRRLATGGLDGVVTVFEVGRGLSGTPDDVPSEEWTGMKRLVGKLEQKDKDRMS
- a CDS encoding ATP synthase subunit e (transcript_id=CADANIAT00008068), producing the protein MAASQGVNVLRYSALVAGLVYGFYHQSSITAANRRAEAEREYARQERLIEQAKAEWKKKTQPQDSKSTGVITDPEDPKFDLEAFLKLKAGEA